Genomic segment of Shewanella sp. OMA3-2:
GCTGGTATGATCACGAATAGCGTCTTCGGTAGTCATTTCAACGTCATTTAGGCGCGGAGCTACCATGCCGTCATCATCAGTGACTAATTCCATCAACAACACGCCTGAATAACAGCCATATGGCTTAGGCACTCGAACACCTGCATCGGCTAACCTATACAGTGCATCGACCTCGGCATTTTGCCAAGCTTCTTCTTGTTGATCGCGGCCAAATTTAGATCCCTTTTCCATCGCTCTAGCACGGCGACTGTTGCGAACTTTACGGCCTTCTTGATATTGCACCGCTTGTTTAAAGCTTCGCTTGTCTACATCTTTATAAACTTTGGCGCAGCGAATATCCTCGCCACAACGCACGACATAAACAGTAGCTTCTTTGCCACTCATTAATTGACTGAGGACTTCGTCCACCAAGCCTTCTTCAACCAGAGGTTGGATTCTTTTTGGGATTTTCATTGCGTCCTTATACCGTAATTATGCGCAGGATGGAATGCCCAGGTGAGGCTTTTTCTACATTGAAGGTGATGTGGTGTTTATTTGTACTCATCGGCATGTTTATGATGTGCCTCAAATGTAATGTTTTTATTTGATGGAGATATTATATTTATCCTTGCTACTATTTGTAAATTTTTAATCTAAAATTGCACAAATACTCGTCCATTATGAGAGAGTTGCATTGAGTATAAAAGCAGTCGATTGTCGCCGTGTTGATAAATATTTTACTGGTGCTGCTGTTTATTGTTGCTAGGTTTTATCAAAGCCCCCTTTTTATACTGAGTTAGCCAATCAAGGATAATAGCTCAGTGATATGATTATTTGCTATCATAAGGTATTCGGCGGCTCATATTAGATGAATTGATATTGATACCGTTGTCGTTTGGGCTACGAAAAAAACCGAAAACTCGGTTACTGGAACTCTTTATGATTGAATTACAACAGAATAACCCACTACATGGTTTAAAATTAGAAACCATGGTGACTGAGCTAGTAGATTTTTATGATTGGAAAATTCTTTACGCAGCATTGCGTTTGGAGTGCTTTCATACCAATCCAAGCATGGAAGCTGCTGTGAAGTTTTTAAAAAAGACTGAATGGGCTAGGGAACGAGTAGAAAACTTTTATCTTTATCGGTTTAAACGTATGCCTAAAGGCAGTGCGGCTCAGTTTGAGTTAAAACCTCGGGAACGCGGATTCTTCGATGGTATTGTGGCCCGTAAGCCTCAAGAGTTAACCGTGGAGTTAATTGCTGAGATGCGTGACAAAGCGACGTCTGATTATCAAGAGATGAAGCGTAATAATAGTCGTCCTCAATATGGTAAAGATAAACCAAAAACTCAAGATGCTTATGCACAGAACAAGCGTTCTAGCAGCAATCGACCAGCGCCATCACAAGATCCCAAAAACCCTTGGGGTAACTAGTGTCTGTTGCTCTTCGCGGCAAAAACAACCTTGAAAGATACAGGCCTTAGTCGTACGACTAACTTAGTTGTCGGTTAACTTGCACAGGTTAGCTTAATGTATAACAACAAATTAGCGCCTTTTTTAGGCGCTAATTTTTATCCCATCAAAGCCCTTTATATTCGATGACTTTTGTCACAATACTCGTCCAGCAAATCAATTTACCAGCCTTTAGAAGTATGCTCCCCCCCATTTGTGATATTAATCATTATTATTGAATATTCTGCCTAGGCTTAAAATTCAGTAATCATTGTATAAACAGTGGCTTAATTGAATTGCCTTAAAAATAAAGACGGTGTGTTTTAAAATTTTATCAATTAAGTCTTTACAATAATCAAAATTGAGGTATTATGTAGCTTGCTCTGGCAAACAGAGTTATTAATGAATATTAAGTAAAAGAAAAGCTTTAGATCTCTTCGTTATCGTTGTTATCCACAGTGTTTCCCTTAGCTTTATAGTCACATTCAATAATTCAAGCTTCAGTGCATCGCATTTTCGCGATAGATTTATTAATTTATTATATAAGGGACACAAAAATGTCTAAAACAACTGGTTTAGTAAAATGGTTTAACGAAGATAAAGGTTTTGGTTTCATCACTCCTGATAATGGCGGCGCGGACGTTTTCGTTCACTTCCGTTCAATCACTTCAGATGGTTTCAAAACTTTAGCTGAAGGCCAAAAAGTATCTTTCGAAGTAGAACAAGGCCAAAAAGGTCCTCAAGCAGCTAACGTTACTGCTGAGTAAGTTCTTACTTTAGTAAGATAGCGCGAATAGTCTAACGACTGTTTGCGCTTTTTTTTGCTTTAAAATTACCTTATCCCAAGCTTTCTTTATAAGATTGTGTCAACTACACCATTTATTTTTCATTTCTGTATTCCTCTTGCCTCTTTTAGCTGAATTTATGTAAATTGTCGCCGATACAATTTCTATGGTTAAGCTCTACTTTCTACAACGGCTGATCAATGCTTTGTCTTTTATTGCTAAAATACATCAATTGGTTAACCAGCATCATTGAGCATATAAAACCTTAGCTGAAGTATAATGTGTATAATCAATCACTTTAATATCGCCTTTATAGTGTATTCAGGCTTAGGCAAGGCATGCAAAAATTGATAAACTCAGCAGCGACATTAAGCCTGGTTGTTCCCTTATATTTATATTTCAGTGATGTTGATTTTTAAATTGCTACACCATGACCGTATTGATTGACAAATTTTACCTATAGGAATTTTAAAGTGACAGATTCAGCTATCCGCCTAAATAAATACATCAGTGGAAGTGGCATTTGCTCAAGACGTGATGCAGACCGTTATATTGAACAGGGTAATGTATTTATTAACGGTAAGCGTGCCCAGGTAGGCGATCATGTTACAGCGGGCGATAAGGTTAAGGTCAATGGTCACGACATAGAACCTAAAGATGTAGAAGATTTAGTATTTATTGCGCTGAACAAGCCGGTTGGTATTGTCAGTACTACAGAAGGTGCAGAACGGGATAATATTGTTGATTTTGTTAATCACTCAACACGTATCTTTCCTATCGGTCGCTTAGATAAAGACTCGCAAGGGTTGATATTTTTGACTAACAATGGAGACTTGGTTAATAAAATTCTTCGCGCTGGTAATAATCACGATAAAGAGTACGTAGTCACGGTCAATAAACCGATCACCGAGAGTTTTATTAAAGGTATGGGGGCTGGGGTGCCGATTCTTGGTGTGGTAACGAAAAAGTGTAAGGTTGAACAAGTTGCACCATACGCGTTTAAAATTGTACTTGTGCAGGGGTTAAATCGTCAGATCCGGCGTATGTGCGAACATTTTGGTTTTGAAGTGACCAAGCTTGAACGTCAAAAAATTATGAATGTTAGCCTTAAAGGGTTACCCATTGGTGAGTGGCGCGATTTAGATAAACAAGAACTCGATGTATTGTTTGGTATGATAAAAGACTCCTCATCAGAAGATAAAAAGTCTGTGGCCAAGAAAAAGCCAAAACCTAAGGCTAAAACCGAATCATTGCGCGATAAAATCGAAGGGCCTGAACATTTTATGCAGCATAATCGCAGCACAAAACATAAAGGTCAGGCCAAGGGAGCGCCAAGGGGGCAAACTAAAGGTCAGGCGCAAAATGGTAAAGGTAAACCTAGCCCGTCTAGAAAGACTAAACGTTAATTTATGGCTGACAGATTATAGAATTGGAAATAGGCGACAGTATTAATACTGTCGCCTATTTTTATTACTATATTTATTTGCTATAGGTGTCGATTTTTTCTGTATTTTTAGCGATATTACATCATGGAGTTAGATCGGTAATAATTGGGTTAACTTCAGTTATATATAGTTTTTTGGGAGTAATTACTGTGGTGGATAAAAAATTAATCCTTATTTTAAAGACATGTATCATCACAGGATTTAGTCTTATCTTGCTAGGTATTTATCTACACAACTTTAATGAAACCGTTGCAGCTATGGGGGTAAAAGGTATTATTATCAGCGCAATGTGCGTTGCCTTTGGAATGGTGCTGTCACTGCCCACCAAAATGTACCTGACGTTTCTTTTAGTCATGTGGGAGTCTGATAAAAATAAATAAAAGTGTTAACTTCCGATTGTATACTTCTGTTCCCCCTTCGCTTTTCCCTATCACGCTCTTAAGGAATCTGTTTAGTTCAGATTTTTGTTGAATAAACCCAAGACTATTGGGTCAAAAACACCGATAATTCATCTTAATTAGATAATTTGGCCATTTGGCCGTGAATGACTGTAGGCGTATTCAATGGAAATCAAAGTAAATTTTCTCGACAATTTAAGACTAGAAGCCAAGTTCGATGACTTTACCGTCACGGCTGATCAACCTATTCGCTACAAGGGTGATGGTTCGGCGCCGAGTCCTTTTGATTACTTCCTTGCCTCATCAGCCTTATGTGCCGCCTATTTTATTAAGGTGTACTGCAAAGCACGGGATATATCGACTGAAAATATCAGGTTATCGCAAAACAATATTGTTGACCCTGAAGATCGCTATAACCAAATTTTTCAAATACAAGTTGAGTTACCTGCTGACATTTCTGAGAAAGATCGACAAGGCATCTTGCGATCAATTGATCGCTGTACCGTTAAAAAAGTGGTGCAAACGGGGCCGGAATTTAAAATTGAGACCGTTGAAAATTTAGATGCGGATGCCAATGCAATGTTAATGGGGCAGACTGAAGGTGATGGCAGTACCTTTATTTTGGGTAAAGATTTACCTCTTGAACAAACCATTAAAAATATGACCACCATGTTAGCTGACCTTGGGATGAAAATTGAAATTTCATCGTGGCGTAACATAGTGCCAAATGTATGGTCTTTGCATATTCGTGATGCTGCCTCACCAATGTGCTTTACTAACGGTAAAGGGGCCACCAAAGAAAGCGCATTGTGCTCCGCTTTAGGTGAGTTTATTGAACGTCTTAATAATAACTTTTTCTATAATGATCAATTTTATGGTGTTGAGATCGCCAATAGCGAATTTGTCCATTATCCGAATGAGAAGTGGTTTGCATTAGAAGAAGATGATTCACTGCCGGCAGGCCTATTAGATGAGTATTGTTTAGATATTTATAACCCAGATGATGAGCTAAATGGCTCGCACTTGATTGATACTAACTCAGGCAATATTGCTCGCGGTATTTGCGCTATTCCCTATACGCGTCAGTCTGACGGTGAAACGGTATATTTTCCGTCTAATTTAATTGAAAACTTGTTTTTAAGTAATGGCATGAGTGCAGGTAATAACCTACAAGAAGCGCATGTGCAGTGTTTATCTGAAATTTTTGAGCGTGCAGTAAAGCGTCAAATTATCGAACAAGAAATTGTACTGCCAGATGTGCCAATGTCTGTACTTGAAAAATACCCCAGCATTCTAGCAGGCATTAAAGGCCTTGAAGAACAAGGTTTCCCTATTGTGGTTAAAGATGCGTCATTAGGTGGTCAATTCCGGTGATGTGTGTGACGTTAATGAACCCGAGAACCGGTGGTGTATTCGCCTCATTTGGCGCTCATCCAAGTTTTGAAGTGGCACTAGAGCGCAGTTTAACTGAGCTGTTACAAGGCCGCAGTTTTGAAGGTTTAAACGATGTGCCAAAGCCAACATTTAATAGTATGGCAGTGACTGAACCTGAAAACTTTGTTGAGCACTTTATTGACTCAACCGAGGGTAATATCTTGGCGTTTCTTTAGCAGTAAATATGACTACGAGTTCTGTGAATGGGATTTTTCTGGCAGTAGCGAAGAAGAAGCTAATGGGTTGTTTGGTATTTTAGAGGCCATGGGTAAAGAAGTGTATATCGCTGAGTTTACTGAGTTAGGAGCTTCAGCTTGTCGTATATTAGTGCCGGAATATTCAGAGGTGTACCCAGTTGATGACTTGATATGGGATAACACCAATAAGTCGCTAGCTTATCGTGAGGATATTTTAAATCTGCATTCGTTAAGCACTAAAGCCTTAGGTAAGTTAGTTAACCGTTTAGAAGAAAGTCAGCTTGATAATCATACTGATATTCGCACCTTAATTGGCATTGTATTTGATGAAAATACCGTTTGGGGTCAGTTAACCATTATTGAGCTCAAAATTCTGATTTACTTAGCATTAGGTGAGCATGAAGAAGCGATTGAATTGGTGGCTGAGTTTTTACAGTTTAACGACAATACCGTCCAGCGACGTTTATTCTTTCAAGCTGTGCATGCCGTGCTTGAGGTAACTTTAGATGAAGACTTAGCGCTAGAACATTTTATCGACAACTTTAATAGAATGTTTGGTGTTGAGGTGATGGACAATGTGGTCGGTTCTGTCTCGGGTAAAGTTCGTTTTTATGGTTTAACTAAAACCAGCATTAATTTAGAAGGGATCGAGCCGCATTTAAGGCTGATTGAAAGTTACAAAAAGCTTCATCAAGCGCGCCAGCAAAAGTCATAAGCATCAACAAATAATAATGCCAGTAGTAACTTTTAAGTTAGCGCTGGCATTTTTTAGTTTGTTTTGACTATACAAATATAGCGCTAGTTTAAATTTAGCTCTAATTTTTCTCGCAATCGCTCTCATGTGTTCAGCGAAATAAACTTGAGTATAGGCAATGATATAACCTCTATTTAGATGGCTAGAATAACCATGCTGCTATAATTGATAACACAACATGAGTGACAAGCCCTTGGTTTTATCACGAATCCGAAAGCAGTAGTTGCCAAATATTACTATGACTTAACTCTATTTGATCACAGGCAAAAAAATCGTGCCGATAAGCAGTATTGCAGTGATTAGGCATACGTCCAGGAAATTCAAACAGTGTCAGTGTCTCTGAGTTGTTTACGCTTAATTTTCTGTACTCCTTATCCAACAAATAGTAAATGTCATCATCACGTAATTGCCAATGTCTCCACCCTGCAATCGGAAAGTCATTAATCAATCGTGTTTCACTGCCGGTGTGTAAATCTAATTGGTATAACCTGGGATGATTAAATTTAGTGAAGTACAACAACTGGCCGTTACTTTGGGCGCTATATCCTCCTTTTGTGGTTAATTGAGTGGCTTTGCCTGTTTCTGGCCAAAGTTGCCAAATATTCCATTGGTTATCTACTTCAGCACTAAATAATATAGACTGTTGTGAATAGGCAACGTGATGTACCTTGGAAAATTGTTGTGCCAATAGTTGCCAGTTTCTATTTTTTACAGAATAGCGATATAAGCGATTATTGATACTGGCAATAAGATCTTGATCATCGGCAGACCAAGCCATTGCGCTAATATGTTCTATATCGTGATTAAACTCGGCAGTATAAGCAGCTTGGTTTTCCGGTTGAATATAGACCTTTTCTTTACCGGTACGATTAGATTTAAATGCTAGGATGTTACTTTTATTGCCTAAAATAGGCTGTTGGCTAATCCATGAGCTAGCGGTTAGTGCAATGGATGACGAGTCTTGCAGTGAATAGCTGAAAATGTTCATCCTTGTTTGGCTTCTTTCTGTGATGATTGAATGTGAATCATCACCGCTAGCTAGCCTGCCGAATTGATCACTTTTTTCTACTGTGGTTAGTATCGATGTGTTGATATCAAACTCAAACAACCCTTCACTATTAGATGCCAGCAATTGATGCTCAGTAAGCCATTGTAAGCCATATACACCATCAATAAAGGGGACATTGGCAATAATATTATTGTCGTTAATATTTAATAGCTTAAGACTATCGAGACCATTATCGCGGTACTCGACTACTGCTAGAGTTTGGTTTTTTGCAGACAAGGAGAACGAATAGTCTCCGAGATTATTACCTATTTGTTGAGGGTGGGTTAACTGTTGTTTCCTACCGGTATCCAATTGATATGCATAAATAGCATAAGGTTCAGATATGCTTGGCCGATATTGGTAAATCAGTCTTTTGCTCTGTATATCAAAACCTAATTGAGTCACGACTCTTTGGCCACAATCTAATATTATCTCTAACTGTTTGCTTGCCGGGTTCAATTTTACAATTTCACATTGCCTTTGTTGTAAATTATTTAACCGAGATGCATAGATAAAACCATCGGCAGCATAGATCACATCTGTGTAGTAATAGGTATCATTAGTCATGGCGATCGGCGGATTATCGGCTTGCTGCATAAACAGCTGAGCATAATCGTCAGCGCTTGCTCTATACAAAAAAACCAAACCTTGAGTCTGTGGATCGAATGATGGATTAAAGGCGCTGCCCTGAAGGGCGGTTTTCGGTTGTCTATCTAGAATTTTAAGTAATGGTTTTTGAATGCTCGACTGGCTAGATTGATAAAACGTTACCCCTACGATGATAAATAAAATAGCGATGACAATACTCAATACCGTTGGGTTGAAGGCGGTTAATAATGTGCCAGATTTATGAATCTTAATGTCAGTTGCTTTAGGCTGAGGGAGTATTCTAGCCTGATTGTTTGAGTCTGTTTTGGTATTTTCTGCATCACTTAAATTGGGGGAGGTCAATAAACTAGGGCGCGCTGTAAAAATATAACCGACTTTACTTACCGTTTTTACCCATGTTGGAGATGAAGGCATGTCTTCAATGAGCTTTCGCAGTTCACCAATTGCACGATTTACCGCAGCATCACTGACAATTCTCCCCCCCCAAACTTGTGTAATCAGTTCTTCTCTGGATATCGCTTCTTGAGGATGATTGCAAAAAAAGACTAACAGTTCAAAAACTCGTGGTTCGCAAACTAGACAAACGTTGTTTTTTACTATTTCTACTTTTTCAAGGTCAACGGTAATATTACCAAATACAAAGCGCATCTATATCCCTATGATTCTATTAAGCATTATCATTTCATTATCAAACCATTCTTACCTCTTTATTGTTCCGGATCAAGGTGGTGGCACACTTAACTCACAAAAACGATAAAAGGATTATCATGAAGATTACATCGAATAGCATTAAGTATCATACCCAAAAGGTGAGTATTGCACGACATTTGGTTCAATCACTGACAAGGTTACCTACAGTGTCTTTAGCTTTGTTGAGTTTATTAGTCGGGTGTGGAGGTAGTCGTGACATTCCTAGCACCCCAGAAATTCCAGTAGTAAAGCCGCCACAAATCAATACTTGTGCTGGTGCATCATTACCAGCCGATGCTAGCTGTATGACGGTTAATGCTCGTGATGCAGTTATTTATAAGCCAAATGCTGAAATAAAAGGTATCGCCTTATTCCTACACGGCGCACCGGGAACACCACAGAAAGTGGCGGGAATTTTTGATGCAAAGAGTTTAACAAATGAAAGGCAATTATTATCAGTCTCACCACAAGGCAGTAATAACGCTTGGGGGTGGGACAGTGAAAATAGTGACAATGGTGGAACTATAGATACTGACTTTATCAGTAGCTTACTTACTCAAGTTAGAGCGGAGAATAATATTACCAGCGATAAAGTGTATGTTTTTGGTTATTCGGCGGGTGGATTTATGGGGTATAAGCTCGCATGTGAAATACCAGAACAAATAACCGCAGTTGTTTCACTAGCAGGTCAATTTAGAGGGAGCTTTGACCAATGTACAACATCTACAGCTGTCACACTGCATCACTTTCATAGCCCGCAAGATTCTGATGTGCCCACTTGGGGGCGTACGGTTGGTAATATTCAGTCGGTAACAGACACATTAGCCCATTGGCGACAAATTAATGGTTGCAGTGATACAGTTGCTTCAATTGAGCACCCAGCGGTTAATAATGCTAGTAATGGCACCGAAACCTCGGTTTGGCAAGGTTGCTTCAAACCGGTCAGCTTTTCGCAAATCAATAATGTGTCACATGAAGCCATTTATGATTCTGAAGCATTAAAGCAAATATATGCACCAATATTTAACTAATTCTATTTCGGATTAAATGAATGGATAAATACGCCAAATCAGCATATTTATCTATTCTATTTCGAACTTGTGGTTTTCTTGTCGGTAAAGTTCGATTTGAAGTGATTACTGTACTAATAGCAAGTCAATTACACGCAGTTTGCGGGGGATTGACGGCTTTGTAAAAGTGTTCGGTTGTTCACTAAGTTTATGAAATAAAATTTAAATTCATTAATCGGAGGCGTTATGAACTCAAAAAATTCTGCTTTAATATACGTTGCGATAGTCTTATTACTGAGTTTATCGGCATGTGGTGGTGCATCGTCATATATTGCTCCTGTTGCAGATAATCATCAGGATGAAGTGGATGTTGAGCGGCCAACAAGTAATTTACCAATACCTGATAATCGTTTTGCAAATGAATATAAAATCCTATTCTTTGGTAATAGTCATGTATCTGGCCAACCGAGTTTGATCAACAGACTAATCCAAGTGGGTAATAATAACTCACAAGTTACTACATTTAATGCTGGAGGAGGCTTTTTAGATGATGCTGCAAGCCAAAAGCGGCGAGAAGATTTATTAACAACAGAGCCCTGGACGCACGTTATCTTACAGGGGCAAAAATATTCACAGTCTGGCACAGTGAATTACCCCACTTTACCTGCGCAGGTTTGGATAGCGAAGGCCAAAGGTAAGTCAATTACTCCAATTCTTTTTCCAGAGCATCCGCAAATTGGCAGGGACGAGGAAGCTAGACAAGTGCACCAGCTGCATTCCAGCATAGTTGCGGTACAGCAATCTTGCATTGCGCCGATAGGGCTTGCCTGGAACAAAGTTTTGATGATATCACCAAAACTTAGGCTGCACATGGCTGATGGTAATCACGCCTCACTAATGGGCAACTTATTAACAGCGTTGGTTTTTTACGAGGTGATCACTGGACATTCGGCAGACTTATTACCTTATATAGCTGATATAGCCGTTGACGAGCCTACTCAACAATTACTTGGGCAAATCGCTTCTGAAACCATTCAGGCTAACGTACCCTGCACTTTTGGCTGATAATGAGAGTCATGTTTAGTTGTTGATACGTTTCATAATATTAGCGTAAGTATCACACCGATTTTGATACGGGTAAAGGCATGTGCCAAAGGCTAGATGGTAAAACTCAATCACTATATATATCTGAGGTCACATGTTTTTTGAACTGGAGTAGACTACATTTTGAACTAAAGCTGTTAAAAAAAACAAGTGAACTTCAGCTAGGATAGGTGTGACTTAGTCACTTGGACTTCCAGTTTACAAAGCCAATATTGATATCCTCATCTACCGGCTAGATAAATCTTAATGATAAAACATCAATAAAATAAAGAAAAACTACGCCAGCTTATGGATATAGATAAAATATGTTTAAAACTAATAATTTAAACTATATTCTAAATATGTAGGATTTATTTAAAATTGAATATCAAGGATGTAGTATGCGCGACAATCAACCGGTGACACAAAAGTTACATCTTTTTAAACCACATTTTCGTTTGATTTCTGGTACAGATGCCCGTGGTCACATTATCTACTGTAATGACGAATTTGTTGAGGTGAGCGGTTTTGAACGAGAAGAGTTGATTGGCAAGCCGCATAATCTTATTCGGCATCCTGATATGCCCAGCGCCGTATTTAAAGCTATGTGGTCTTGTATTTCTAGTGGCAAAGTTTGGATGGGCTTGGTTAAAAACAGACGTAAAAATGGCGATCATTATTGGGTCAGTGCGTTCGTAACCCCCGTGTATGAAAATAATAAAATAGTAGGATATGAATCTGTCAGAGTGATCGCTCTGCCATCAGAAATTGCACGCGCAGAAATAATGTATGCTAGGTTAAGAAAGAATTTACCCCCAAGGGCGGCTATCGCAAATGCGTTGCAACTCATTAAGTCTTTAGCGCCTGTTTGGTTACCGTTAATGCTATTAAGTATTGCTGCAGCAGTAGTGGGAGGGGTAGTAGAATGTGTTTTGACTTTAGTCGCCATGATTGTATCGAGTCTTTGGACTTATTATCGTAATGAGTCAGATTGGCGAGAAGTGTATACGCTAAGTCCTGATTCATTTAGCGATTTACTAGTCGCGATGACTTTTTTCAATGATATCGGTGGAAAGGCACGAGCCAAGCTTTCATTAGGCTCTGAAATAGCCCGCTGTAGGACAGCGCTAACTCGGATTGAAGACTCCGCTCGCTCTTTAGATATTATTGCTGATAAAACACAAACTCAAGCTGAGAACACTGCAAAGGCTGTGACCTTGCAAAGTCATTCTACTCAACAAATTGCCTCAGCAATTACTCAAATGTCTACAGCGATTCAAGAGGTCGCTGGTAATGTTGAGCGTAATGCTTCTAGTGCAAAACAAGCTCAGATTACGGTTCAAGAAGGAGCCGAGTTAGCCAACTCAGCCAAAGCGTCGATAGATAATTTAAATGTATCTGTTACTGATATTGCAAAAACGGTCAAAGAACTGGTTGATTCAACTAAAGAAATTAGTCAAGCCGCCAGTTTAATCTCTAATATTGCAGATCAAACTAATTTACTTGCGTTAAACGCAGCGATTGAAGCAGCAAGAGCTGGTGAGCAAGGCCGAGGATTCAGTGTAGTTGCTGACGAAGTGCGAGCGTTAGCTTCAAAAACCCGAGAATCCACAGATAAAATTCATGATATTGTGAAAATACTTTCTAAGCGGGCTGAAAACGCACTAGAGGTGTCTAGTAAAGGTGAGCTAGCAGCAGCTCAAGGTGTTGAAATAGTGGAGAAAACAAGACTTAAACTTATCTTAACTAGTGAGTCGGTTGAGTTAATTACTCAACTATCATTAGATATGTCATCAGCTGTTGAACAACAAAGCGCTGTTGCTGAGCATATTAATCAGCAGATTATTGAGATAGCGGATGCTTCAGAGGCGACTAAAATATCATCGGAGACATCTTTGCAGATGAGTCATGATTTACATCATTCTGTTACTGCCGTACGTTCAATTATTCGACGTTTTGCTGTGAATACTGTAGGTGAGAAATAAGACAACTATATTTTGACTTTAGATACGATTTCTCACTGAATAATCAGGCGATATAGTAGTGATTATTGTGGTGTTTTTTGTCCATTAATATTGGGTTTATCGGTACTTATAGGCCAGTGATAAATCCTTTACTATTCTCCTCATTAATATAGCACTATGAGGAAACTATTTATGTCTCACCCTATTATTCAAGATTTAG
This window contains:
- a CDS encoding PA4780 family RIO1-like protein kinase is translated as MKIPKRIQPLVEEGLVDEVLSQLMSGKEATVYVVRCGEDIRCAKVYKDVDKRSFKQAVQYQEGRKVRNSRRARAMEKGSKFGRDQQEEAWQNAEVDALYRLADAGVRVPKPYGCYSGVLLMELVTDDDGMVAPRLNDVEMTTEDAIRDHTSMIEYTKLMLCAGLVHGDLSEFNVLVDSNGPVIIDLPQAVDAAANNNAEWMFARDVNNMTNYYSQFAPELAVTKYAKEMWALFEAGELTPQSKLTGEFQESEHIADVGAILEEINAAREEEQERLQRIVDANSDED
- a CDS encoding VF530 family DNA-binding protein, producing the protein MIELQQNNPLHGLKLETMVTELVDFYDWKILYAALRLECFHTNPSMEAAVKFLKKTEWARERVENFYLYRFKRMPKGSAAQFELKPRERGFFDGIVARKPQELTVELIAEMRDKATSDYQEMKRNNSRPQYGKDKPKTQDAYAQNKRSSSNRPAPSQDPKNPWGN
- the cspE gene encoding transcription antiterminator/RNA stability regulator CspE gives rise to the protein MSKTTGLVKWFNEDKGFGFITPDNGGADVFVHFRSITSDGFKTLAEGQKVSFEVEQGQKGPQAANVTAE
- the rluF gene encoding 23S rRNA pseudouridine(2604) synthase RluF, whose translation is MTDSAIRLNKYISGSGICSRRDADRYIEQGNVFINGKRAQVGDHVTAGDKVKVNGHDIEPKDVEDLVFIALNKPVGIVSTTEGAERDNIVDFVNHSTRIFPIGRLDKDSQGLIFLTNNGDLVNKILRAGNNHDKEYVVTVNKPITESFIKGMGAGVPILGVVTKKCKVEQVAPYAFKIVLVQGLNRQIRRMCEHFGFEVTKLERQKIMNVSLKGLPIGEWRDLDKQELDVLFGMIKDSSSEDKKSVAKKKPKPKAKTESLRDKIEGPEHFMQHNRSTKHKGQAKGAPRGQTKGQAQNGKGKPSPSRKTKR
- a CDS encoding winged helix-turn-helix domain-containing protein codes for the protein MRFVFGNITVDLEKVEIVKNNVCLVCEPRVFELLVFFCNHPQEAISREELITQVWGGRIVSDAAVNRAIGELRKLIEDMPSSPTWVKTVSKVGYIFTARPSLLTSPNLSDAENTKTDSNNQARILPQPKATDIKIHKSGTLLTAFNPTVLSIVIAILFIIVGVTFYQSSQSSIQKPLLKILDRQPKTALQGSAFNPSFDPQTQGLVFLYRASADDYAQLFMQQADNPPIAMTNDTYYYTDVIYAADGFIYASRLNNLQQRQCEIVKLNPASKQLEIILDCGQRVVTQLGFDIQSKRLIYQYRPSISEPYAIYAYQLDTGRKQQLTHPQQIGNNLGDYSFSLSAKNQTLAVVEYRDNGLDSLKLLNINDNNIIANVPFIDGVYGLQWLTEHQLLASNSEGLFEFDINTSILTTVEKSDQFGRLASGDDSHSIITERSQTRMNIFSYSLQDSSSIALTASSWISQQPILGNKSNILAFKSNRTGKEKVYIQPENQAAYTAEFNHDIEHISAMAWSADDQDLIASINNRLYRYSVKNRNWQLLAQQFSKVHHVAYSQQSILFSAEVDNQWNIWQLWPETGKATQLTTKGGYSAQSNGQLLYFTKFNHPRLYQLDLHTGSETRLINDFPIAGWRHWQLRDDDIYYLLDKEYRKLSVNNSETLTLFEFPGRMPNHCNTAYRHDFFACDQIELSHSNIWQLLLSDS
- a CDS encoding alpha/beta hydrolase family esterase, which gives rise to MKITSNSIKYHTQKVSIARHLVQSLTRLPTVSLALLSLLVGCGGSRDIPSTPEIPVVKPPQINTCAGASLPADASCMTVNARDAVIYKPNAEIKGIALFLHGAPGTPQKVAGIFDAKSLTNERQLLSVSPQGSNNAWGWDSENSDNGGTIDTDFISSLLTQVRAENNITSDKVYVFGYSAGGFMGYKLACEIPEQITAVVSLAGQFRGSFDQCTTSTAVTLHHFHSPQDSDVPTWGRTVGNIQSVTDTLAHWRQINGCSDTVASIEHPAVNNASNGTETSVWQGCFKPVSFSQINNVSHEAIYDSEALKQIYAPIFN
- a CDS encoding methyl-accepting chemotaxis protein — its product is MRDNQPVTQKLHLFKPHFRLISGTDARGHIIYCNDEFVEVSGFEREELIGKPHNLIRHPDMPSAVFKAMWSCISSGKVWMGLVKNRRKNGDHYWVSAFVTPVYENNKIVGYESVRVIALPSEIARAEIMYARLRKNLPPRAAIANALQLIKSLAPVWLPLMLLSIAAAVVGGVVECVLTLVAMIVSSLWTYYRNESDWREVYTLSPDSFSDLLVAMTFFNDIGGKARAKLSLGSEIARCRTALTRIEDSARSLDIIADKTQTQAENTAKAVTLQSHSTQQIASAITQMSTAIQEVAGNVERNASSAKQAQITVQEGAELANSAKASIDNLNVSVTDIAKTVKELVDSTKEISQAASLISNIADQTNLLALNAAIEAARAGEQGRGFSVVADEVRALASKTRESTDKIHDIVKILSKRAENALEVSSKGELAAAQGVEIVEKTRLKLILTSESVELITQLSLDMSSAVEQQSAVAEHINQQIIEIADASEATKISSETSLQMSHDLHHSVTAVRSIIRRFAVNTVGEK